The region ATCGATCGCCTCATCCGCGGCGACTATTTCGTCGAAGAACGCCTGATGCTGGACGCCATCGTCCGCCGCGATGGCCAGGATCTGTTCATCTCCTCGGCTGTCAACGACATCGTTGTCACCAAAGGCGGCTTTTCCCGTCTTGTCAGGCTGAAAGTCTATCTCGACAACGCCCTTACCGCCCGTTACCCGGCCGACGGTCTGATTGTCGCCACCCCGACCGGTTCCACCGGCTACTCGCTGTCGGCCGGCGGCCCGGTGGTCAATCCCAACCTCAAGGTCATTCTTCTGACCCCCATCTGCCCCCACACCCTCCATGCCCGCTCGCTGGTCGTATCGGAAAAGGAAGAGATTAAAATCGCCATGCAGGCTACCCACGACGACATCGTCCTGACCGCCGACGGCCAGACGGTCTACGACCTGAGGACCGACGACGTCGTTATTGTCAGGCGCGCCCCCTGCCGGGCGAGATTCGCCCGTCTCGGCGGCCAGAGCTATTCCCAGACGCTGCGCAGCAAGCT is a window of Selenomonadales bacterium 4137-cl DNA encoding:
- a CDS encoding NAD(+)/NADH kinase; this translates as MLTVGIFPNTRKESVGTVLDWLVRHFKESNIRTLLPTDAAREMNCPEFGCGKEEFKEQIDLAIALGGDGTLISAAREVAPAGVPVCGVNLGQLGFLTEVELPDLAPAIDRLIRGDYFVEERLMLDAIVRRDGQDLFISSAVNDIVVTKGGFSRLVRLKVYLDNALTARYPADGLIVATPTGSTGYSLSAGGPVVNPNLKVILLTPICPHTLHARSLVVSEKEEIKIAMQATHDDIVLTADGQTVYDLRTDDVVIVRRAPCRARFARLGGQSYSQTLRSKLWRDDDNDNC